A genomic segment from Halobellus litoreus encodes:
- a CDS encoding CIS tube protein, with protein MSARATDRDLPKAKVVVLEGDHQGDEIRFRFNPAEYSVDRRMNYGEQTVAGVTTPLTQFVSGESETLSMELFFDTTEDPETTDVRKKTERLDWLLDIDGQLHAPPKCRFVWGTFEFKAVLTSANKRFTMFRHDGTPIRARADVSFRRYRTPEEQSKETPKQSADRRTVWQVTASDTLPLIADAEYGDPTRWRPIADANDIENPRELRPGTELVVPKLEADAR; from the coding sequence ATGTCGGCGCGCGCGACGGACCGTGACCTGCCGAAGGCGAAAGTCGTCGTCCTGGAGGGCGACCATCAGGGCGACGAGATCCGGTTCCGATTCAACCCCGCGGAGTACAGCGTCGATCGACGGATGAACTACGGCGAGCAAACGGTCGCGGGCGTCACGACGCCGCTCACGCAGTTCGTCAGCGGCGAGTCGGAGACCCTCTCGATGGAATTGTTCTTCGACACGACCGAGGATCCGGAGACGACCGACGTGCGGAAAAAGACGGAACGCCTCGACTGGCTGCTCGACATCGACGGCCAGCTTCACGCCCCGCCGAAGTGCCGGTTCGTCTGGGGGACCTTCGAGTTCAAGGCCGTGCTGACCAGCGCGAACAAGCGATTCACGATGTTTCGTCACGACGGCACGCCGATCCGCGCCCGGGCGGACGTGAGCTTCAGACGGTACCGCACCCCAGAGGAGCAGTCGAAGGAGACGCCGAAACAGTCGGCAGACCGGCGCACCGTCTGGCAGGTGACGGCGAGCGACACGCTCCCGCTCATCGCCGACGCGGAGTACGGCGACCCGACGCGGTGGCGACCCATCGCTGACGCGAACGACATCGAGAACCCCCGCGAGCTGCGCCCCGGAACGGAGCTCGTCGTCCCGAAACTGGAGGCAGACGCCCGATGA
- a CDS encoding phage baseplate assembly protein V — protein MSQSNDENTTGGRGASVPGVAVGIVTDNEDPEGMGRVKLSFPWRSADDESHWARMAVPMAGPDRGTYFLPEVDDEVLVGFAGGDVRHPYVLGALWNGQDSPPETNSDGNNDVRKVHSRSGHELVFDDADQSGKLELTSSSGHTVTLDDSTGSEKITIEDKTGQNRIEFDATANSLTIESGAKLSIEAPTVEIAGDGSLKLESNGILTIKGSLVKIN, from the coding sequence ATGAGTCAATCGAACGACGAGAACACGACGGGCGGACGAGGCGCATCGGTTCCGGGCGTCGCCGTTGGCATCGTCACGGACAACGAAGATCCCGAGGGGATGGGACGGGTGAAGCTGTCGTTCCCGTGGCGCAGCGCCGACGACGAGAGCCACTGGGCCCGGATGGCGGTCCCGATGGCAGGGCCCGACCGGGGGACGTACTTCCTGCCGGAAGTCGACGACGAGGTGCTCGTCGGTTTTGCCGGCGGCGACGTCCGCCATCCGTACGTGTTGGGCGCGCTCTGGAACGGCCAGGACTCACCACCCGAGACGAACAGCGACGGGAACAACGACGTGCGGAAAGTCCACTCCCGCAGCGGTCACGAACTCGTCTTCGACGACGCCGATCAGTCGGGGAAGCTGGAACTCACGAGTAGCAGTGGCCACACGGTCACTCTCGACGATTCGACCGGGTCCGAGAAGATTACCATCGAGGACAAGACGGGGCAGAACCGGATCGAGTTCGACGCCACGGCGAACTCCCTCACTATCGAGAGCGGCGCGAAGCTGAGCATCGAGGCACCGACGGTCGAGATCGCCGGCGACGGCAGCCTGAAACTCGAGTCGAACGGTATCCTAACCATTAAAGGATCCTTAGTGAAAATTAATTAA
- a CDS encoding PAAR domain-containing protein — MPPAARALDQTAHGTPLSGPGSPNVLIGGQPAWRATVDFHPCPLVTGVVPHVGGVVVPGSSSVLINGFPAARQGDSIVESGPPNSIAAGCPTVIIG, encoded by the coding sequence ATGCCACCAGCAGCACGTGCGCTCGACCAGACCGCACACGGGACGCCACTGTCCGGACCGGGTAGTCCGAACGTCTTGATCGGCGGCCAGCCCGCCTGGCGGGCGACGGTCGACTTTCACCCCTGTCCGCTCGTCACCGGCGTCGTCCCGCACGTCGGCGGCGTGGTGGTGCCCGGGAGTTCGAGCGTCCTCATCAACGGGTTCCCGGCCGCCAGACAGGGCGACAGCATCGTAGAGAGCGGGCCGCCGAACAGCATCGCCGCCGGCTGTCCAACCGTCATCATCGGGTGA
- a CDS encoding GPW/gp25 family protein, whose translation MTDEPGDFLGRGWQFPVTTDRGGRIELSSDVTDIEESIRLILATAKGERALRPAFGCGIHDYAFTTVDQSTLTMIETSVRDALREWEPRIEVLSVDVSTAELDAGRLLIEVSYRVRETNNEFNLVYPFYLEGG comes from the coding sequence ATGACCGACGAACCCGGTGACTTCCTCGGCCGCGGGTGGCAGTTCCCGGTGACGACCGACCGGGGAGGGCGGATCGAACTCTCCTCGGATGTGACCGACATCGAGGAGTCCATCAGGCTGATTCTCGCGACTGCGAAGGGCGAGCGCGCGCTGCGCCCGGCCTTCGGCTGTGGCATCCACGACTACGCGTTCACGACGGTCGACCAGTCCACGCTGACGATGATCGAGACGAGCGTCCGGGACGCCCTGCGCGAGTGGGAACCCCGGATCGAGGTGCTCTCTGTCGACGTCTCGACCGCCGAACTCGACGCGGGCCGCCTTCTCATCGAGGTGTCGTACCGCGTCAGAGAGACGAACAACGAGTTCAACCTGGTGTACCCGTTCTACTTGGAGGGTGGGTGA
- a CDS encoding DUF4157 domain-containing protein, producing the protein MKQRKRDTERETTSTPNQQAETAQGRSSEGESKAIASLHQMEGNQAIKRLHRRGEIQAHLDVNQPGNREEREAERVAEEVLQRDESTHDDRAPTVTPRTSDGTGGNETLDNETEAEVRSVTSGGRPLPESMRSFFESRFGRDFSDVRVHTGSQADEVARSIDAEAFTLGSDVVFRNDTYDPGSPRGRRLVAHELAHVVQQRSGSLSTVMRQGPERDRGMSNSSLDGESSRFSYFTPEPSAQPQQGPVRVDPEVLKRARTVIETLTRYSNDLSDYYGIAVDIVNAISGYQSEKMNWDKISEEAGLELLGLLSSVGPKQAQGPLAAIESITSVVRIIQEEMERVEGAKQRAVGIGGKVGALTEIETRMQSFRSTLEALRNRIETDPQLARRLANVRLPKNISKVARRVSAEFKAELLRHMLISHGAKQRVYLLKYPVKKGWASDYNSAIDNLHSDPTSNWFAYTHKTVQQTKHEKTYNPYWPIVSKTEQIHRWRIVRIENVPAKMIDQVLKILASSGFSKARLFGFSGIPIVDREVDRRLQDPAGDPTDSLRRIGGP; encoded by the coding sequence ATGAAACAACGCAAGCGCGATACCGAGCGAGAGACGACCTCAACACCGAACCAGCAGGCCGAAACGGCTCAAGGAAGGTCCTCGGAAGGGGAAAGCAAGGCCATCGCGTCGCTCCACCAGATGGAAGGGAATCAAGCCATAAAGCGGCTTCACAGGCGCGGCGAGATACAAGCACACTTGGACGTGAACCAGCCCGGCAATCGGGAGGAACGGGAGGCCGAGCGGGTCGCCGAAGAGGTACTGCAACGAGACGAATCGACCCACGACGATCGAGCACCGACAGTCACGCCGCGGACGAGCGATGGAACGGGCGGAAACGAAACCCTCGATAACGAGACGGAGGCCGAGGTCAGATCGGTGACGAGTGGTGGCCGACCACTCCCAGAGTCGATGCGCTCCTTTTTCGAATCGCGGTTCGGGCGCGACTTCTCCGATGTGCGTGTGCATACCGGGTCGCAGGCTGACGAGGTAGCGCGGTCGATCGACGCCGAGGCGTTTACCCTCGGGTCTGACGTGGTGTTCCGGAACGACACGTACGACCCAGGGTCCCCACGCGGGCGAAGGCTCGTGGCGCACGAGTTGGCCCACGTCGTCCAGCAGCGAAGCGGGTCACTGTCTACAGTGATGCGGCAAGGTCCAGAACGGGACCGCGGTATGAGTAACAGTTCGCTCGATGGTGAGTCCTCCAGGTTCAGTTACTTCACTCCGGAACCTTCGGCGCAACCTCAGCAGGGACCGGTTCGGGTAGATCCGGAAGTACTCAAGCGGGCCCGAACCGTAATCGAGACCCTCACCAGATACAGCAACGATCTATCAGATTATTATGGCATCGCTGTGGACATCGTTAACGCTATCTCGGGGTACCAATCCGAGAAGATGAACTGGGATAAAATATCCGAAGAGGCGGGACTTGAGCTGTTGGGACTACTGTCGTCCGTTGGACCGAAACAAGCACAGGGTCCACTCGCCGCGATTGAATCGATCACGTCGGTCGTCCGGATCATTCAAGAGGAGATGGAACGCGTCGAGGGCGCAAAGCAGCGTGCGGTAGGTATTGGAGGGAAGGTGGGTGCACTCACCGAAATCGAAACCCGTATGCAATCGTTCCGAAGCACACTGGAAGCTCTCCGAAATCGGATCGAAACGGATCCGCAACTCGCTCGGCGATTGGCCAATGTTCGGTTACCTAAGAACATTTCAAAAGTCGCTCGAAGAGTCTCTGCAGAGTTCAAAGCAGAACTCCTGCGTCATATGCTCATCAGCCACGGCGCGAAACAGCGTGTTTACCTTCTCAAATATCCCGTCAAGAAGGGGTGGGCCTCAGATTACAACTCGGCAATCGACAACCTGCACAGTGATCCGACGAGCAACTGGTTTGCCTACACGCACAAGACTGTCCAGCAAACGAAACACGAGAAGACCTATAATCCGTATTGGCCGATCGTTTCCAAGACAGAGCAAATCCACAGGTGGCGTATCGTACGGATCGAAAACGTTCCGGCGAAAATGATAGATCAGGTTTTGAAAATACTGGCTAGTTCCGGGTTCAGTAAAGCACGACTGTTTGGGTTCAGTGGTATTCCGATCGTCGACCGCGAGGTAGACCGGCGGCTCCAGGACCCGGCGGGAGACCCAACTGATAGCCTCCGGAGAATCGGTGGGCCATAG
- a CDS encoding putative baseplate assembly protein, whose translation MTDPPEVDGRRREGLRDHVRRIAPAYTEEWDPTSRGPGTALVALFAELTEDVVERLDRVPAKHRTAFFDRLDFDRRPPQPARVPVTFRVADGAGRNVVVDAGTQAVAKAANGRSEQVFEVAPDNRFEATPANLSAAYGIDPAVDAVYDHWSPPDGDGLEQGGEATLFDGTNVQAHRLYIGHASQLTVTSDGGGEDGNGGGGATIRVRIETDEPASTVRHELGWQYYGERVAENGEKREGWHTFPGRTPSLRVARLRSSPIRTRETESEVVTVDLTLDGTLTETTVNGVESLWIRAVVPAQASPSDLLDAEIGPAVEVGPGPDRRTDEQGGGADRSADEGIGWAEHDDTERTLAPDRLLYNDVPLPFATEKTEDGTEDRYYPLGTAPQAQDTFYVASDEAFTKAGARLKLSFSDLDGAVTSTDTPPELSWEYYDGNGWAKLPSLTDNTNKFTGGASSTTEPAGTAVVTVPKDLSKTAVAGHEHHWIRVRVAGGTYGKRTATETSDSSDSSNSSKSWETTHEVNPPVFTELTLGYLPPKTDGKDGTGSGENGIGGDGEGTDGSALPSAPATHLFAENNLAFGDNLATAETERVTPFERLPDDDQGLYLGFDARLHGGPLTLFFDIADRAFPEFFHSRVRWEYCADPATDEWVRLDTRDGTEGLTEQGIVSLVFPGESEARRRLGETRHWLRARVTGDSFVPEGRESTDTGDVDLGRWFDDFGDGFDLPLLPEPGPFTRPGPFVGVEPGGGLAGTGAFDAEGFQLHPRAGDAVTGGARGYFTGGESVRGIADLLSDGSGVDDVRRRLVAADRARAYRFDTDVISAAAVGAYSTNAADAGRDVDTSDTDATDITAERVVDVASEALDVVAAPPVDIVTAGLDLPEFDDPWIPLDPGDDGFRVPTVPRLPTVPVSPATDVGPCDRTLPTEPPTGDATARPPTVATLAPNTTWLDNVRSVADETLGSSDGSQSQTFQVTSPPVVEETVWVDEAATLSAGRRQSLSAAETPATEEVTAPDGSLQSFWVRWRRVSDLPDSGEEERHYTVDRVAGRIGFGDGVAGRIPPRGENNVRVDYRTGGGTDGNVESGAVAGLKSSLPFVDGVENPAPGTGGADAESTDGVLARAPRELRDRGRAVTEADFERVALDAARKLARVNCVPELNRNGEFEPGWVTLVLVPNAPQPKPVPSTGLKTQVETAVSERAPVTLVAADNLVVRGPSYVAVSVEATLAAVGSGSVATLEERVVDSLGSFLHPLSGGPIDRDEPGWPFGDLPTVSDLYALVEGVAGVDYVERLAVHYDVNGSTATVTAGEEPPSVSPDALVHSGTHDVTVTLGADTGGDDASGGS comes from the coding sequence ATGACAGACCCGCCCGAGGTGGACGGCCGTCGACGCGAGGGACTCCGCGATCACGTCCGGCGCATCGCCCCCGCGTACACCGAGGAGTGGGACCCGACGTCACGCGGCCCCGGGACGGCCCTGGTCGCCCTGTTCGCGGAGCTGACCGAGGACGTGGTCGAACGCCTCGATCGCGTGCCGGCGAAGCACCGGACCGCGTTCTTCGACCGGCTGGACTTCGACCGACGACCGCCCCAGCCCGCACGGGTGCCGGTCACCTTCCGTGTCGCCGACGGTGCCGGGCGGAACGTCGTCGTCGACGCGGGGACGCAGGCAGTGGCGAAGGCGGCGAACGGCCGGTCCGAACAGGTGTTCGAGGTAGCCCCCGACAACCGGTTCGAGGCGACGCCGGCGAACCTCAGTGCCGCCTACGGCATCGACCCCGCCGTCGATGCCGTCTACGACCACTGGAGCCCACCGGACGGCGATGGCCTCGAACAGGGAGGCGAAGCCACGCTGTTCGACGGGACGAACGTGCAGGCACACCGCCTCTACATCGGCCACGCGAGCCAGCTCACAGTCACCTCCGACGGCGGGGGTGAGGACGGGAACGGAGGCGGGGGTGCGACGATCCGGGTCCGGATCGAGACCGACGAGCCGGCGTCGACTGTCAGGCACGAACTCGGCTGGCAGTACTACGGGGAGCGCGTGGCGGAAAACGGCGAGAAGCGTGAGGGATGGCACACGTTCCCCGGGCGGACGCCCTCGCTGCGGGTCGCGCGGCTCCGCTCCTCGCCGATACGAACCCGAGAGACGGAGTCCGAGGTGGTGACCGTCGACCTCACGCTCGACGGGACGCTCACTGAGACGACGGTAAACGGCGTCGAGAGCCTGTGGATCCGGGCGGTGGTTCCCGCACAGGCATCGCCGTCGGACCTGCTCGACGCCGAGATCGGTCCGGCGGTCGAGGTCGGCCCGGGGCCAGATCGGCGAACGGACGAACAGGGCGGAGGGGCCGACCGATCCGCCGACGAAGGAATCGGATGGGCGGAGCACGACGACACGGAGCGGACACTCGCCCCGGACCGACTTCTCTACAACGACGTTCCGCTGCCGTTCGCCACCGAGAAGACGGAGGACGGCACCGAGGACCGCTACTACCCGCTCGGGACCGCCCCGCAGGCTCAGGACACCTTCTACGTCGCCTCCGACGAGGCCTTCACCAAGGCGGGCGCGCGGCTGAAACTGTCGTTCTCCGACCTCGACGGGGCGGTCACGTCGACGGACACACCACCGGAACTCTCCTGGGAGTACTACGACGGGAACGGTTGGGCGAAGCTCCCGTCGCTCACGGACAACACGAACAAATTCACCGGCGGTGCGAGTAGCACGACGGAGCCAGCCGGCACCGCCGTGGTGACGGTCCCGAAGGACCTCTCGAAGACGGCGGTCGCCGGACACGAACACCACTGGATCCGCGTCCGAGTGGCTGGCGGCACGTACGGGAAACGAACGGCGACTGAAACGTCGGACTCGTCGGACTCGTCGAACTCGTCGAAAAGCTGGGAGACGACACACGAGGTGAATCCGCCGGTGTTCACCGAACTCACGCTCGGCTACCTCCCACCGAAAACCGACGGCAAAGACGGGACGGGGAGCGGCGAGAACGGAATCGGGGGGGACGGCGAAGGGACCGACGGATCGGCCCTACCGAGCGCACCGGCGACCCACCTGTTCGCCGAGAACAACCTCGCGTTCGGCGACAACCTGGCGACCGCCGAGACGGAGCGCGTCACGCCGTTCGAGCGACTGCCCGACGACGACCAAGGGCTGTACCTCGGCTTCGACGCGCGACTCCACGGCGGCCCGCTCACGCTCTTCTTCGACATCGCCGACCGCGCCTTCCCCGAGTTCTTCCACTCGCGCGTGCGCTGGGAGTACTGTGCGGACCCGGCGACCGACGAGTGGGTCCGACTCGACACTCGGGACGGGACCGAGGGCCTGACGGAGCAGGGCATCGTCAGCCTGGTCTTCCCGGGCGAAAGCGAGGCCCGCCGCCGGTTGGGGGAGACACGGCACTGGCTCCGGGCCCGGGTGACCGGGGACTCGTTCGTCCCCGAAGGCCGGGAGTCGACCGACACTGGCGACGTCGACCTCGGACGGTGGTTCGACGATTTCGGCGACGGGTTCGACCTCCCGCTCCTCCCCGAACCGGGGCCGTTCACTCGCCCGGGACCCTTCGTCGGCGTCGAGCCGGGCGGGGGGCTCGCCGGGACCGGCGCGTTCGACGCTGAGGGATTCCAGTTACACCCGCGGGCGGGAGACGCCGTTACGGGGGGCGCTCGCGGCTACTTCACCGGCGGTGAGTCCGTCCGCGGGATAGCGGATCTCCTCTCCGACGGCTCCGGGGTCGACGACGTACGGCGTCGCCTGGTCGCCGCCGATCGAGCGCGGGCCTACCGGTTCGACACCGATGTCATCTCCGCAGCGGCCGTCGGCGCGTACTCCACCAACGCGGCCGACGCCGGACGCGACGTCGACACGTCCGACACCGACGCAACCGACATCACCGCCGAACGCGTCGTCGACGTCGCTTCCGAGGCCCTCGACGTCGTCGCCGCACCCCCCGTCGACATCGTCACTGCGGGTCTGGATCTCCCCGAATTCGACGACCCTTGGATACCGCTCGACCCCGGAGACGACGGCTTCCGGGTGCCGACGGTTCCGCGGCTCCCGACTGTGCCCGTCTCGCCGGCGACGGACGTCGGCCCGTGCGATCGGACGCTCCCGACGGAGCCGCCGACGGGTGACGCGACGGCGCGGCCGCCGACGGTCGCGACGCTCGCGCCGAACACAACGTGGCTGGACAACGTCCGGAGCGTCGCCGACGAGACGCTCGGGTCGAGCGACGGATCCCAGTCGCAGACGTTCCAGGTCACGTCCCCGCCCGTCGTCGAAGAGACGGTCTGGGTCGACGAGGCGGCGACGCTGTCGGCGGGCCGCCGTCAGTCGCTGAGCGCGGCCGAAACCCCGGCGACCGAGGAAGTCACCGCGCCGGACGGGAGCCTCCAGTCGTTCTGGGTGCGCTGGCGGCGCGTGTCGGACCTCCCCGACTCCGGCGAGGAGGAGCGACACTACACCGTCGACCGGGTGGCCGGGCGAATCGGATTCGGCGACGGCGTTGCCGGGCGCATCCCACCACGCGGGGAGAACAACGTGCGGGTCGACTATCGGACCGGCGGAGGGACGGACGGCAACGTCGAATCTGGTGCGGTCGCCGGGCTGAAGAGTTCGCTCCCGTTCGTCGACGGCGTCGAGAACCCCGCCCCGGGGACCGGCGGAGCCGACGCGGAGTCGACCGACGGGGTGCTCGCGCGAGCCCCACGCGAACTGCGGGACCGCGGGCGTGCGGTCACCGAGGCCGACTTCGAGCGCGTCGCGCTGGACGCCGCCCGGAAGCTCGCTCGCGTCAACTGCGTCCCGGAACTGAACCGCAACGGGGAGTTCGAGCCGGGGTGGGTGACGCTCGTCCTGGTGCCGAACGCTCCGCAGCCGAAGCCGGTTCCCTCGACAGGGTTGAAAACGCAGGTCGAGACGGCCGTGAGCGAACGGGCCCCGGTGACGCTCGTCGCCGCCGACAACCTCGTGGTCCGTGGGCCGAGCTACGTTGCGGTGTCCGTCGAGGCGACGCTGGCCGCGGTCGGGAGCGGAAGCGTCGCGACCCTCGAAGAACGGGTGGTCGACTCCCTCGGGTCGTTCCTCCACCCGCTCTCGGGCGGCCCGATCGATCGCGACGAACCGGGGTGGCCCTTCGGCGACCTTCCCACGGTCTCCGACCTGTACGCGCTCGTCGAAGGCGTCGCGGGCGTCGACTACGTCGAGCGCCTCGCGGTCCACTACGACGTGAACGGGTCCACGGCCACGGTGACGGCGGGCGAGGAGCCGCCGAGCGTCTCGCCTGACGCCCTGGTCCACAGCGGCACGCACGACGTCACGGTCACACTCGGAGCCGACACCGGAGGCGACGACGCCTCGGGGGGGAGCTGA
- a CDS encoding phage late control D family protein — translation MSLTRLEADYDHFYNPRFELQLGGRTIREADGAVTGLSVETALDRTNRVSFTLNEPYDHEQGGFPAFVDRPVTKGTSVVVRMGYGTTLRRLFSGTVESVQPNFPASGGPAVQVSGRDSSYAMTKSRKSRSWDDTSLTSIVTDVASDYGFEGTAVDVLSSADIQFTKRVQQDQTDYAFLDERIARRFGLELFVRDGTFHCREPDPLASPVLTLTYGRSLRSFRPSREDTDVQVGEVEVRDWDPSGKSEITARATVPGGTGETSSRSIAVESQEEADRVATAAANELAAGVSGQCETIGLPEIREGNVVRLDGLSQPFDGPYYVERTTHRMDDSGYTTSFEARDATVFEGVL, via the coding sequence ATGAGCCTCACCCGCCTGGAAGCCGACTACGATCACTTTTACAACCCCCGTTTCGAGCTGCAACTCGGCGGGCGGACGATTCGCGAGGCCGATGGTGCCGTCACGGGACTGTCGGTCGAGACGGCCCTCGACCGGACGAATCGCGTTTCGTTCACGCTGAACGAGCCGTACGATCACGAGCAGGGTGGCTTCCCGGCGTTCGTCGACCGACCGGTGACGAAGGGGACGTCCGTCGTCGTCAGGATGGGCTACGGCACCACGCTCCGGCGGCTATTCTCGGGGACGGTCGAATCCGTGCAGCCGAACTTCCCGGCGTCGGGCGGGCCGGCCGTCCAGGTGAGCGGGCGCGACAGCTCGTACGCGATGACGAAGAGCCGGAAGTCTCGATCATGGGACGACACGAGCCTCACCTCGATCGTGACAGACGTCGCCTCCGACTACGGCTTCGAGGGGACGGCGGTCGACGTACTGTCGTCGGCCGACATCCAGTTCACGAAGCGCGTTCAGCAGGACCAGACGGACTACGCGTTCCTCGACGAGCGGATCGCCCGCCGGTTCGGACTCGAACTGTTCGTCCGGGACGGCACGTTCCACTGTCGGGAACCCGACCCGTTGGCGTCGCCGGTGCTGACACTGACCTACGGACGGTCGCTCCGATCCTTCCGACCGAGTCGGGAGGACACCGACGTGCAGGTGGGCGAGGTCGAAGTGCGCGACTGGGACCCGTCGGGCAAGAGCGAGATCACCGCGAGGGCGACCGTTCCCGGCGGCACGGGCGAGACGAGCAGCCGGAGCATCGCCGTCGAATCGCAGGAAGAGGCCGACCGCGTGGCGACGGCTGCCGCGAACGAACTGGCGGCGGGCGTCAGCGGGCAGTGTGAGACCATCGGCCTCCCGGAGATCCGTGAGGGGAACGTGGTCCGTCTCGACGGTCTGAGCCAACCGTTCGACGGGCCGTACTACGTCGAACGGACGACGCACCGGATGGACGACTCCGGGTACACCACGTCGTTCGAGGCGCGCGATGCGACGGTCTTCGAGGGGGTTCTGTGA
- a CDS encoding ATP-binding protein, with the protein MTTASDATGESRDPYSDTRAHLLDELTRLDHLLRRYLRQWRAADGDGDGHGLYVSDAEVDRILGGSRERIPATAEADGETERGAELRRAIDDRVAATPAAETDLRLRSLVERFVLTGPHVDALMVAVAPEFDLDYEKVYAYLQDDLTRKRPTVGLILRILGSTRRERVDARHLLSDDSALVSAGLVRRRPPEPGAPLLAHQVTVDRRVVSFLLGGDSPDPALADCTEVLVPATAAAELPLDEPVRQKVANLALAPDSTPVMQYVYGPYGVGRDAAVEALCAEVDRPLVRVDATRLRRSADDAVDRVIREARLRDGLVHLTNCHLLDGGDATALARELSGFSYHVFLSGETEWRPPKDVDTHDIRAFSLPRPGYARRKELWDRRADALPSDLDTADLAATFALTAGQIADAIADAERGGRVTADAIYRGCRAQSRETLGSLARLTQPTDGWDDIVLPADERQQLREVAAHVAHRGTVYADWGFDDRFSLGNGLNVLFSGPSGTGKTMAAGIIANEAGLDMYKIDLASVVSKYIGETEEHLKRVFDEAEHSDAILFFDEADALFGERSEVSDSHDRYANIEVSYLLQRMEEHDGAVILTTNLAENIDDAFRRRINLSVEFPKPEFDARYAIWRSIFPDETPVGDLDYRFLASFDLTGGNIKNVALTAAFLAADEGSSVEMRHVVRAVRRELQKTGRLVNPAVFGEYRELV; encoded by the coding sequence ATGACGACGGCATCCGACGCAACGGGCGAATCGCGAGACCCGTACAGCGACACCAGGGCACACCTGCTCGACGAACTGACGCGGCTCGACCACCTCCTGCGCCGGTACCTTCGTCAGTGGCGCGCGGCCGACGGCGACGGCGACGGGCACGGCCTCTACGTCTCCGACGCGGAGGTCGACCGTATCCTCGGTGGGAGCCGGGAACGAATCCCGGCGACGGCCGAAGCGGACGGGGAGACGGAGCGCGGAGCGGAGCTCCGACGCGCGATCGACGACCGAGTGGCCGCGACGCCCGCGGCCGAAACCGACCTGCGGTTGCGGTCGCTCGTCGAGCGGTTCGTCCTCACGGGCCCACACGTCGACGCGCTGATGGTCGCCGTCGCGCCGGAGTTCGACCTCGACTACGAGAAGGTTTACGCGTACCTCCAAGACGATCTCACGAGGAAACGGCCGACGGTGGGGTTGATACTCCGGATACTGGGTTCGACCCGTCGGGAGCGGGTCGACGCCAGGCATCTTCTCTCCGACGACTCGGCGCTCGTCAGCGCCGGACTGGTTCGCCGTCGACCGCCGGAGCCCGGGGCACCGCTGCTTGCCCATCAGGTAACCGTCGACCGCCGCGTGGTCTCGTTCCTCCTCGGGGGCGACTCGCCGGACCCGGCACTCGCTGACTGTACCGAGGTCTTGGTGCCGGCGACGGCGGCCGCGGAGCTTCCGCTCGACGAGCCGGTTCGGCAGAAGGTCGCGAATCTCGCGCTCGCGCCCGACTCGACGCCGGTTATGCAGTACGTTTACGGCCCCTACGGCGTCGGAAGAGACGCCGCCGTCGAGGCGCTGTGCGCCGAAGTCGACCGGCCGTTGGTACGCGTCGACGCGACGCGACTCCGGCGATCCGCCGACGACGCCGTCGACCGAGTGATCAGAGAGGCCCGACTTCGGGACGGGCTGGTTCACCTGACGAACTGCCATCTGCTCGACGGCGGGGACGCGACCGCCCTCGCTCGCGAACTGAGTGGGTTTTCGTATCACGTGTTCCTCAGCGGGGAGACGGAGTGGCGACCGCCGAAAGACGTCGATACGCACGACATCAGGGCGTTTTCCCTCCCGCGACCGGGGTACGCGCGGCGGAAGGAGCTGTGGGACCGCCGAGCCGACGCCCTGCCGTCGGACCTCGACACGGCCGACCTCGCCGCGACGTTCGCGCTGACTGCGGGACAGATCGCAGACGCCATTGCGGACGCCGAACGCGGGGGGCGCGTCACCGCCGACGCTATTTACCGGGGCTGTCGGGCCCAGTCGCGGGAGACGCTCGGCTCGCTCGCCCGGCTCACACAGCCGACCGACGGCTGGGACGACATCGTCCTGCCGGCGGACGAACGACAGCAACTTCGCGAGGTGGCTGCACACGTCGCCCACCGCGGGACGGTGTACGCCGACTGGGGGTTCGACGACCGATTCAGTCTCGGCAACGGACTGAACGTCCTCTTCAGCGGGCCGTCGGGGACGGGCAAGACGATGGCCGCAGGCATCATCGCCAACGAGGCCGGACTCGATATGTACAAGATCGACCTCGCGAGCGTCGTGAGCAAGTACATCGGCGAGACCGAAGAGCACCTCAAACGCGTCTTCGACGAGGCCGAACACAGCGATGCCATCCTCTTCTTCGACGAGGCGGACGCGCTGTTCGGCGAACGCTCCGAGGTGTCTGACTCCCACGACCGCTACGCCAACATCGAGGTGAGCTACCTGCTCCAGCGTATGGAGGAACACGACGGCGCGGTCATCCTGACGACCAACCTCGCGGAGAACATCGACGATGCCTTCCGCCGCCGGATCAACCTCTCCGTCGAGTTCCCGAAACCCGAATTCGACGCCCGCTACGCCATCTGGCGGTCGATCTTCCCCGACGAGACGCCCGTCGGCGACCTCGACTATCGCTTTCTCGCGTCGTTCGACCTCACCGGCGGCAACATCAAGAACGTCGCGCTGACCGCGGCGTTCCTGGCGGCCGACGAAGGATCGAGTGTGGAGATGCGACACGTGGTGCGGGCGGTGCGGCGGGAGCTACAGAAGACGGGGCGGCTGGTGAATCCGGCGGTGTTCGGGGAATATCGGGAGTTAGTGTGA